Below is a genomic region from Bacillus mycoides.
AAGGGAGTCTCCTCAGGCACTTGCTGCAAAAATATACGAGATTCTTCCATATGGGACAACAGATACAAGGAATTTGGCAAATTCCTGATACAACTATTCTACCTTTTATTACATCTTAAAAAATGGGCACCACATAAAAAGCTGTAAGTATTTCATCTAACCATAAACGACCGTTTTTGGTTAAAAGAACAAAACTTTCTTTCATATAGTCTCGCCACACATCCATCAACTTAAGATCTCATAATACCCTCAGAACGAAAAACGTGTACATTTCGCCCGCTTTTTATTGTTTTGGGGTAACTCGTTCTTTTTAGCTTGATGGGCATGGGGTACCGCCAGCATTTCGGAAAAAAACCAGGCTAAGAGTATGCAAGATTTTATACAGTTTTTCTGCTAATCCAGTAACCTAAAAACCATGCCAGGATAGGAATGTATAAAAAAATGCATAGATCCATAGAACAAAAAAGGGAGATTTACTTATGAGATTAGGGCTCCTCCTTATTATTGCTACTGATAATGAGACGTTATGTTAACCGAGTATGTATAGGATATACATAACATATTGTTTCTTTTTGTGAGTTACAAGACGATTCGTTTGTTAAATGCAGTCGAAAAAGAACGAATATTTGCATTTTTCTTGAAGATAATTATAAACTTAATTTATAAGACTAAGTGAAGGGGAGAAATATAGTTGAACACTATTGATTTATTATTATTAAATCTAAAAGAAGTGAGAAGACGGAGTATAATGGTATGGAAAACAATTCCAAGTGATAAATTAGATTGGAAACCAGATGAAAAAGCTATGACTTGTTTAGAGATGATTCGGCATGTACTCGAATCAGAGCATTATTATCATCTGGCTATTGAAAATAGGGGAAGTCTGAAAGAGTATAATTCTCCATTTGAAAACAGACCTTTTTTATCTGTCGAAGATGAACTAGATTTTGCTGAGATATATCACAAACATTTTTTAGATACTGTTCGTTCTTTTTCTAATGAAGATCTAAATACAATTAAAATTGATCGTTCAAATGTAGGGTATATCCGTTCTTTAGGGGATATGTTAATGCGTATAGCATATCATGAGGGTGTTCATACAGGACAAATGTTAGATTATATGAGAACAATGAAAATTGAACGCCCAAATATATGGGATTAATAATTTCACTACCAATAACGGTAATTATGTAAATGAGCTGTCCATATGGACAGCTTATTGTATTTTTGCTTAGCGTGTTTTTTTTGATGCATGTTGATCGTTTTTATCGTTTTGGAGTAACTCGTCCTTGTTAGCTTGATGGATATGGGGTATTTGCATTTCTTATCTTGATGACAATGTGAAACTATCCCTAATATAAAAATACTTTGTCTTTACAAATAATACTCAAACATTTTTGCAACCTTTTCTTTCATTTTTTCTTTTATAGATAATTGATTGACGTCAGAGGATGTTACTTGCTTTGAATTTTGTAAGTCTGCATTAATCACTGGTTTTATTCTCGAAATATAGATAGGGTCATGAATATAACAGTTCATTTCTTCATTTAAATGAAACGAGCGTGAATCAAAATTCACGGTCCCAACCATCAATACTTTTTCATCAATCAAAAATACTTTACCGTGTAACACCCCATTTTTATAACCATATACTTCCATCCCCTGTTTTAATGCTTTTCGGATATATGGATATGCTGCTTCTTTAACTAATAGTGCATCCGAATGAGGTGAGAATAGAATTTTGACACGGACTCCCCTCTTTCTTGCATCTACTAATGCGTTCCAAATAGTTCTGTCTTTTGGTATAAAATAAGGTGTTAATATAATGATGGATTCTTTTGCTTGTTGAAACAGCATTGCATAATCTTGCCCAAGTTTTTCTCCACTATAATATGCAGTAAATCGTTGCGAGGTTGCTCCCTTTTCCTTTACCGCATTGTGTATCGGAATCGGTTTCTCTGAGTTTTTATTCCAGTCTAATACAAATTGGTGTTCTAAATCTTGAACTCCTTCTCCTCGTATTTGAAGATGATAATCTCTCCAATAACCAAGTTTTTCTTTTTCCCCCAAATACTTCTTTCCGATGTTGAATCCGCCAATGTAACCAACCTTTCCATCAATAACTGAAATACGACGATGATTCCGATGATCCAAAGAAGAAAAAAGATAAGGGAAAACAGGTTTATTGTAATATGTAAAATGAACTCCTTTTTTAACTAATAATTCTCTTTCCTTTTTCTTTAGTAAAATTCCACCTAACCTGTCCACTGCATAGTATACTTCTACACCTTCCTGACTTTTTTTCCGCAATAGCTCTAGAAACTGATGACTTACTTTATCATCAGCAATAGAAAAAAAGTTAATATGCACGTAATGCTTTGCTTTCTCTATATCTGAGAATAATTGATTGTTTAACTGTTTCCCATCTGTATACATAGTAATATCACTTTGACGCATAGGGTATTGACTAGAATTCTGGCTAAATACCCCATTTTTTTCGGCTATTGTTCTGTCAATTTCCCCCCAAACAAACAGAACTAAACATCCACCGATAAATAAAAAGAGGAATGCTCGGAAAATTCTTCCTATCTTTTTCAGCATATTTAATCTCCTTTATATATTATCGTTTTATTTCTGTTAGTTTTTGTTATTGGGACAAAACTATTCCATGCATCTATTAGCTAAAAAATTCTCCTTTGAACGATTAACTATAAAATTTCTCATTCGTATATCCCTAAAATTGGAAATCGTACTTTGATAACAAAATAGGCATTCTATATTTTGAAGTACATTTACAAGGAGGAATACTACATGACAGTAAGTACTAAACTTAAACAAACTATCGCTGGATTAAAGAGTGCTCAAGCATGCCTAGAAGGATTTGTTCTTGATACTGATAACAAGCAAGCAAAACAATTATATAAAGGTGCAGCACAACAAACTCAAGAAATTATTGAATCTTTAAATCCTCGTCTTCAACAAATTGAACATGAAGAGCCTCAGTACAAGTAATAACATAATACCTTTCACATAGAATATCGTCCCCATGGAAGAGTGCCCAGCTTAAATAACGATTATCATAATGCTGATTACGATTAAAGGGTATCGCCATATACCCATCAACTTAAGAAGCGGAATACACAATCTGCGTATGCTTTTATGAAACGACTCGTTCAAACTTTTGGAGAACCAACGGTTCTGACAACAGATAAGGCCCTTTCTTTACTTTGTTCACTCAAAAAATTAAAGGTGAATGACTTTTATAAAAGTACTACTCATTCTACAATCAAACATTTCAATAATTACATAGAACAAGATCATCGCTATGTAAAGCGCCGGTTTGCTAAATCCTCAGGATTCTAACACTTCGCATAAATCTGTCCTTATAGGTCAAAATATGTAAGGTATTGTGCTGGAATGCACTTGCCTATTCTAAATAAGGAGTGAGATGAGTGGCTGATAAAAACGAACGTAACCGTGTTGATAATGATACTGGCGAAGCGGTAGGAACTGGTGTCGGTGCTGTCGCTGGAGCTGCTTTGGGTTCTGTTCTTGGTCCACTTGGTACCGTTGCAGGAGCTGTTGCAGGAGGAGCGATGGGTAACAAAGTCGGCGAAGGTGCCGATGAGGCTAATGACAGTGTTGCGAACCGAGAAGATTAGACTTTAACCAAAGTGACACTGAATGAATTGGATTCCCAAAAAGGGAGTCCTTTTTTTTATTAAGTTAATTCAGCTTTTTTAGGTAAATTCCCAGTAAGATTGTGAATCAATTCACTTAAAGTAACGTGTGCGTTAGTTCAACAAGCTATAAGCAGCAATCATAATCATTTTCTTGGTCTTCCGCAATCGGGCGCTATTGCTGAATAAACCTTAGATTATCAATCGACTTTATTGTTATATTTTTGAGTACAGTGAAGTATCTTATATCGGAAATTAAACAACTATATTTTAACCCCGTCCTAAATTTAGAACGGGGTTATGCTTGTTTTAGCTTTTTAAATTTAATAGCACCACCTAAATGGAAGTTTTACCTCGAAACGAAGAGGTAACTCCAATTCTAAAAGAAGGGCCTGAAGTGTTTTGGAGTTTGTAGAGTTGATAGATGCTTTAAAATATGTTTCACCAAGTCGTGATAAACCTTTTAAAGCTTATAAGCATATTACTGAAAATTGGGATGATAACTGGGATAGTGTAAATTCACAGTGGAAAAATATAATTGGAGGATTATCAATTTCTAGTGTCCAAGGTGAAGCATTCAAGGAAGTTACTAGTACCATAGAAGGTTTCTTTAAGGAACAGGAATGACTTAATAGTCATTCCTGTTTGTTTTTTTGCGGTATCAATTTAAGAAGCACATTCTTCCTCAAAAATCATAAAAATGAACTTCAGTGCTATAAAAAAATTCCATTTAGGGGGTACTTTAATATCCTAAAACAAAAAATGAGCTAAATCCTCCTAAATAGCTATATAGAGATAAAGTTGTTATTACAACATATTTTCCACTTTCAACTTAGTTATCATTAGAATGTTTTTCTATAAAATCAAGGATTCTGGCATTAACTTCGTTAGAGAACTCACCATTGATTGCGTGAGATGCATTTTTCCAGTTAACTATATCTATATCTTTAACGTATTTTTTCCCAGTTTCAACTGCTTTTACAGAATTGTGCATTGTACTTTTTTCAGCCATTAATGCAAGCACTGGAACATTGATATTTTTCAAGTCTTCTTTACTAAATAGATCAGGTGCTGGTGTTTTAAGTTTATAGTTACGCATACCCGACTCGATTAACTTAGCGATAGGCTCATCGTCATTTGTTTCTGCTCCTCCAGATACATAGCTTAACATCTTTTGTCTTATAAACTTAGGTACAATAGGGACGGCAGCTGGAATAGATGCAAGAATCATCTTTATGGGCATTTGCGCAAATACAAAGACTGGGTCCAATAAACTAGCCGTAGCAATATGCTCTGAATTATATCTGGCCAAATTCATTGTTGTCCAACCTCCAATGGAGACACCCACGATATGCACTTTTTCTAAACTTAATTCTTCAATTACTTCATTTAACCATTCTGCTTGTTGTTTTTGGTTTTCAATCACCTTCGTTTGCACACTCATTCCAGGTTCACCGAGTAAATCTATCGTGTAAACAGGCCTTTTCTCCCTTAGCCCTTCTAAATTGGGTACCCACATTGGAGTAGATGCACCACGTCCAGGGAGTAAGAGTATTGGCTCCTTATGTTTGTTTTCCTCTTTAGTAAAGTAATAAGCACGAATTGTGCCATATTTAGTTTTTATATCTTTCGTATCGTTAGGTTTTGGAAGAAGTGCCATTGATTCATCGTAGGCAATTTGAAAGTCTTCCTTTCCTTTTTCAGATGTAAAGTGACCAATCCTATTATCATCTCTCTTCACTTGAATTCCTCCTTTCTACAAATATATTGATGAACTTTATCAATATATTCATGACAATAATCCGTTGAAAATTTATCTTCTTTAAGCCAAAATTCTCATTTAGAAAAAAGAAAAGACACCCTAAGGTGCCTTTCTCCGACTTGAACCATCTTAATTTTAATAATATATATTGGACTCCCATCCAAATATTATTTTACCATGTTAAGTTGTTTTGTTCATTGAGAAATATGGTTCAAATCTATATTTTGTTTTAACTACCTTTTTAAAGAATCTTCTAGGAATCCTTCTAATTCCTTTTTGATTTCTTCAGGTTTCATCTGGTCAACTGGTTTATAATTACCATTAGCATCATAGTTAGCCGAATCCTTTTTAGGATCATATGTAGATGGTGCCTCTTGTCCTGCAGATGAAGAAGGAACTGAGTTGGAATTCGTAGTAGTATTAACAGGTTCTTCTTTTTTCTTTATTTGATTCATATCAGAATTATAATCTGACTTAGTGTATTTTTTATTATCATTAATTACTAATTCTTTATAAAAAACATCCATTGTGTATTTGTCATTGCCATCAGAAATATGGAGATTGTCATAAATGCAACGGTTGTCATTCCCACATTTAATTAGGCTTGAAGATCCATCTAGCTTATTAACAGCATCTTGCATCACTTCATATTTTTCCATTGTTTCTAAATCAGAGAATCGTTCATCTACATTTATATTAATGTTTACTGAAGTTCTATCTTCCTTTTTACCACCTTCTTTGTAACTAGCCTCTTCAATATACGGAAACAACTTGCTATCTTGTAATTTTTCCGTAGCATCTTCTTCTACAACTTTCATGTCTGCTGAACAACCAGTGAATATAAGACACGTAATAG
It encodes:
- a CDS encoding DinB family protein; amino-acid sequence: MNTIDLLLLNLKEVRRRSIMVWKTIPSDKLDWKPDEKAMTCLEMIRHVLESEHYYHLAIENRGSLKEYNSPFENRPFLSVEDELDFAEIYHKHFLDTVRSFSNEDLNTIKIDRSNVGYIRSLGDMLMRIAYHEGVHTGQMLDYMRTMKIERPNIWD
- a CDS encoding DUF1657 domain-containing protein; translation: MTVSTKLKQTIAGLKSAQACLEGFVLDTDNKQAKQLYKGAAQQTQEIIESLNPRLQQIEHEEPQYK
- a CDS encoding glycine zipper domain-containing protein; amino-acid sequence: MADKNERNRVDNDTGEAVGTGVGAVAGAALGSVLGPLGTVAGAVAGGAMGNKVGEGADEANDSVANRED
- a CDS encoding alpha/beta fold hydrolase; the protein is MKRDDNRIGHFTSEKGKEDFQIAYDESMALLPKPNDTKDIKTKYGTIRAYYFTKEENKHKEPILLLPGRGASTPMWVPNLEGLREKRPVYTIDLLGEPGMSVQTKVIENQKQQAEWLNEVIEELSLEKVHIVGVSIGGWTTMNLARYNSEHIATASLLDPVFVFAQMPIKMILASIPAAVPIVPKFIRQKMLSYVSGGAETNDDEPIAKLIESGMRNYKLKTPAPDLFSKEDLKNINVPVLALMAEKSTMHNSVKAVETGKKYVKDIDIVNWKNASHAINGEFSNEVNARILDFIEKHSNDN
- a CDS encoding phospholipase D-like domain-containing protein, translating into MLKKIGRIFRAFLFLFIGGCLVLFVWGEIDRTIAEKNGVFSQNSSQYPMRQSDITMYTDGKQLNNQLFSDIEKAKHYVHINFFSIADDKVSHQFLELLRKKSQEGVEVYYAVDRLGGILLKKKERELLVKKGVHFTYYNKPVFPYLFSSLDHRNHRRISVIDGKVGYIGGFNIGKKYLGEKEKLGYWRDYHLQIRGEGVQDLEHQFVLDWNKNSEKPIPIHNAVKEKGATSQRFTAYYSGEKLGQDYAMLFQQAKESIIILTPYFIPKDRTIWNALVDARKRGVRVKILFSPHSDALLVKEAAYPYIRKALKQGMEVYGYKNGVLHGKVFLIDEKVLMVGTVNFDSRSFHLNEEMNCYIHDPIYISRIKPVINADLQNSKQVTSSDVNQLSIKEKMKEKVAKMFEYYL